In the Quercus lobata isolate SW786 chromosome 5, ValleyOak3.0 Primary Assembly, whole genome shotgun sequence genome, one interval contains:
- the LOC115990516 gene encoding exopolygalacturonase-like has product MGKNLTIATISLLLVLASTKAQQVFDVKSYGAQPNADITQALTKAWKAACEVAGSKVVISVGVYKLGLVTLLGPCKGAIEFNLQGTLQAPSDVASFNGKDGWVAFERINGLTVSGGGVFDGKGQQAWQKNECAEDKNCNVLPINIRFDYVTNSKVQDITSKDSKYFHINLLECKKLQFQHVTIIAPANSPNTDGIHVGRSSQITITNVDIGTGDDCISFGDGTQDVTVNQVTCGPGHGISVGSLGRYENEEPVSGIRVTGATLSNTDNGVRIKTWPSSSSGVASDIHFEDVVMNNVANPVIIDQNYCPNSQCSNQSPSKVKISNVSFKKIRGISSTKEALNLICSKSVPCQQVVLSDIDLAYKGGGGSATSICTNIQPAVSGKLNPPACTNKH; this is encoded by the exons ATGGGAAAGAATTTAACCATTGCAACAATTTCCTTGCTATTGGTGTTGGCATCCACCAAAGCCCAACAGGTCTTTGACGTTAAATCATATGGAGCACAACCTAATGCTGATATAACCCAG GCTTTGACAAAAGCTTGGAAAGCTGCATGCGAAGTAGCAGGaagtaaagttgtgatttcagTAGGGGTATACAAACTAGGTTTAGTGACTTTGTTGGGTCCATGCAAAGGTGCAATTGAGTTTAACCTTCAGGGAACCCTACAGGCCCCATCAGATGTTGCCTCCTTCAACGGTAAAGATGGTTGGGTTGCTTTTGAACGTATCAATGGTCTCACTGTGTCAGGTGGTGGAGTTTTTGATGGCAAAGGACAACAAGCATGGCAAAAAAATGAGTGTGCCGAAGACAAAAACTGCAACGTACTTCCTATT AATATAAGGTTTGACTACGTCACAAATTCAAAAGTCCAAGACATTACATCGAAGGACAGCAAATATTTCCACATCAACCTTTTGGAATGCAAGAAGTTGCAATTCCAACATGTTACCATAATTGCACCCGCTAATAGCCCCAACACTGATGGAATCCACGTGGGACGTTCATCTCAGATCACCATTACCAATGTCGATATTGGAACAGGTGATGATTGCATCTCCTTTGGTGATGGAACCCAAGATGTTACTGTTAACCAAGTAACTTGTGGACCTGGCCATGGTATCAGCGTTGGAAGTCTTGGAAGGTATGAGAACGAAGAACCTGTTTCAGGAATTAGAGTTACTGGTGCCACACTTAGCAATACAGATAATGGTGTTAGAATCAAAACATGgccttcttcctcttctggaGTTGCTTCTGATATACATTTTGAGGATGTTGTCATGAACAATGTTGCCAATCCTGTCATCATTGATCAAAACTACTGCCCAAACAGTCAATGCTCAAACCAG tCTCCCTCTAAAGTTAAGATCAGCAATGTTAGCTTCAAGAAAATTAGAGGCATTTCTTCGACAAAGGAAGCTCTGAATCTTATTTGCAGTAAGAGTGTACCATGCCAACAAGTGGTGCTTTCTGACATTGATCTCGCGTACAAGGGAGGTGGAGGATCTGCTACTTCCATTTGTACTAACATCCAGCCTGCAGTTTCAGGCAAGTTGAACCCTCCTGCTTGTACTAATAAACATTAA